In Aegilops tauschii subsp. strangulata cultivar AL8/78 chromosome 3, Aet v6.0, whole genome shotgun sequence, one genomic interval encodes:
- the LOC123497604 gene encoding uncharacterized protein has translation MRAATTPSRRERSSPPPVRPKIEQVFTSANIHHHRTPHPGNHGAHTAMVTGKHQDPPHPNERDERKGPTFRAPGRPPASRPNRSARTGIHRPVLLPRARDELGLAASRGGRGQSCCTVRETSSVLLHRARDELGPAAPGARRAVDRSWERTSPLMGVAPGRQGDGVKVETARTQTSRHRRSRPLPRADPSSHHEAATTPVGHHRDLPMPPPTAGAVATPGRCPTRIARRAPSAGAAGHAPPKPGAAGRPPKPDPAGSGKRPAARHLPRREHRSCPAARGTKVAGAPPPAGHPAAPRDRCRAAGSRGRPAPPLEGAAPRRRPQADGEEGPRRRRAPRALPDGARRRRRGEGREAGTKAAAAGVPPGRARARRGRGGEGRRGERGGGAGRAWEARARRPVAAGRLGRRRRRGWEP, from the exons ATGAGAGccgcgacgacgccttcaagaagggaacgatcttcgccgccgccggtccgTCCGAAGATAGAGCAGGTTTTCACCTCGGCCAACATTCACCACCACCGGACGCCACACCCCGGCAACCACGGCGCCCACACGGCCATGGTGACCGGGAAGCACCAAG ACCCGCCGCACCCCAACGAAAGAGACGAGCGGAAAGGTCCCACCTTTCGCGCCCCTGGGCGACCCCCAGCGTCGAGACCCAATAGGTCGGCCAGAACTGGCATCCACCGACCCGTCCTGCTGCCCCGAGCACGAGACGAGCTCGGTCTTGCAGCATCGAGAGGGGGACGAGGTCAGTCCTGCTGCAccgtgcgcgagacgagctcggtcctgctgcatcgtgcgcgagacgagctcggtcctgcggcaccgggcgcgagacgagcggTGGACCGCAGCTGGGAGAGGACCAGCCCATTGATGGGAGTAGCGCCCGGGCGACAAGGAGATGGGGTGAAGGTCGAGACGGCCCGAACGCAGACAAGCCGACACCGGAGAAGCCGGCCGCTGCCGCGGGCAGATCCATCAAGCCACCATGAAGCCGCCACGACACCGGTAGGCCACCACCGAGACCTACCCATGCCGCCGCCAACGGCCGGAGCAGTGGCCACGCCCGGCCGCTGCCCTACCCGCATCGCCCGGCGAGCTCCAAGCGCCGGAGCCGCCGGGCACGCACCACCGAAGCCaggcgccgccggccggcccccaaagccagatccggccggatccggcAAGAGACCggccgcgcgccacctcccgAGACGGGAGCACCGCAGCTGCCCCGCCGCGCGCGGAACGAAGGTTGCTGGAGCGCCGCCACCAGCaggccaccccgccgccccgcgaGACCGCTGCCGCGCCGCTGGATCCCGCGGACGTCCAGCGCCGCCACTCGAAGGAGCCGCCCCGCGTCGGCGCCCACAAGCGGACGGGGAAGaagggccccgccgccgccgcgccccccgGGCTTTGCCCgacggagctcgccggcgacggcggggggaggggagggaggcGGGGACAAAGGCCGCGGCCGCAGGGGTTCCCCCCGGGCGCGCGCGGGCGCGCCgcgggaggggaggagaggggaggagaggggagagAGGAGGGGGAGCGGGGCGGGCCTGGGAGGCGCGCGCCCGgcggccggtggcggcggggaggctaggtcgccggcggcggcgggggtggGAACCCTAG